From Pararhizobium sp. A13:
GCCGATGCCGCGCCCGCCCTCGATCGGCACCCGCACCGCCTGAAGCGCTGCAATGTCGCGGTAGATCGAACGGACGGTGACTTCGAGGCTTTCGGCGATCTGCGCGGCCGTCACCGGCTTTGTCTCCAGCCGCAGGATCTGGATGATCTCGAACAATCGCGACGCCTTGCGCATGGACCAGCTTTTTCCTCATTGCGCGAAACGCTCCTGACAGAACACTGTCAGTTGGGTGACGCTATACCACGTCCTCAAGTGTTTGAAAAACAAACGCTGCGCTCATTACGCACATCTCTTGATAGACGGACAACTGACATGACCTATGCGGAAAATCTCTGGCTCTTCTTCACCCTTCTCTTTGGCATTATCATCGTTCCCGGCATGGACATGGTCTTCGTCATGGCCAATGCGCTGACGGGCGGCCGGGCGTCGGGGCTGACGGCGACGGCGGGCATCATGGCGGGTGGTGTCTTCCATACGCTCTATGCGGCGCTCGGCGTCGGCCTGCTGCTGCACATGGTGCCGCAACTCTTCAACGTGCTGCTCCTGCTCGGGGCCGCCTATATCGCCTGGATCGGCTTTTCCCTGGTGAGAAGCAGCATCGCTATCGCCTCGGTCGAGCCGGGCGCCCGGCTGTCGCTCTGGACGAGCTTTCGCCGCGGCGCCTTGACCAGCATCCTCAATCCCAAGGCCTACCTGTTCATGCTGGCCGTCTATCCGCAGTTTCTGAAACCGCAGTTTGGCCCTCTGTGGTCTCAGGCGCTGACCATGGCGATCATGATCTCGGTCACCCAGCTGGCGGTCTATGGCAGCCTTGCGCTTGCCGCCGGGCGCAGCCGCGACATGCTGGTCGCCAGCCCGCGCGCGACGGCCCTGGTCGGCAAGTCGGCCGGCGTGGTGCTGATCGTCGTCGCCGCACTGACCGCCTGGCAGGGCTGGACGTCCGTTGCCTGAAGGCTGCACCACAGAAACTTGAGTTAAAAACTCCTGTTAATTCAGGCTGTTGCAGCAGGCGGTTATAAACTCGATCTCAAAAAAATGTTACTTCCTTCGTGAACGCAAAATGCAATCATGCCGGCGCATCGAGAGGAATGGCCGCGTCAGTATCTGTCACGGCTATGTCGGACAGGGAGAATTTCATGAAATTGAGAGCCGTGCTTTTTGCAATCGCCATTGCCGGTGTTGCCGGCGCCGTTACGGCAGCAGACGAACCGCAGGTGCTCCGCCAAGGGCTGATGAAGGGGGTAGGCCAATCGATGGGCGCGCTCGTCGCCATCGCCAAGGGCGAAAAACCCTATGACGGCGCCGTGGTCACGGCGTCGCTGGAAACGATCAGCAAAAACGTCAAGGCCTTCCCCGATCAGTTCCCGGCAGGTTCGGAAACCGGAATGGAATCGGAAGCCAGCCCGAAGATCTGGGAGAACATGGACGACTTCAAGGCCAAGGCCGCCAAGCTTGGCACGGATGTCGACGCGACACTCGCCCAGCTTCCGGCGGACCAGGCGGCTGTCGGCGCAGCGCTCGGCGCTATCGGCAAGAATTGCGGCGGCTGTCATGAGACCTACCGCCTCAAGAAGTGAGACGGCGGGTCGCATTCGCCAGAATATATAATCCTTTGGCGCGCCGGGTCTGAGCCTGGCGCGCCAAAAGTGTTTTCCGGACAAGGCAGAGGACGGGGCTTATGGGCGCGCGGGTTCGAAAACTGATGTCGGCTGTGATCGTCCTCGGCGTGGTTGTCGGCGGCGGCACCTGGTTCGTCGCCAAGCCCGAGCCCTGGCCGGCCACCCATTGGGAAGGCCTCGGCGAGCCGGATCTCGCCAATGGCGAGCAGGTTTTCTGGGCCGGCGGCTGCACCAGCTGCCATGCGATCCCGAAGTCGGAAGGCGACGCCAGACTGGTGCTTGCAGGCGGGCTGCCGCTGAAGAGCCCGTTCGGCACCTTCCATGTTCCCAATATCACGCCTGATGAAACGGCCGGTATCGGCAGCTGGACGCTCGCCGACTTCGGCAATGCCATGACGCGCGGTGTCGGCAAGAATGGCGAACATCTCTATCCGTCCTTTCCCTATGGCTCCTATGCCCGGCTGACGCCCAGGGACATCAACGATCTCTGGGGTTTCCTGAAAACCCTGCCAAAGAGCGCCAATGTCGCCCCGCCGCATGATCTGCCGTTTCCCTACAACGTCCGCCTGTCGCTCGGCGGCTGGAAGCTCCTGTTCTTTACCGACAAGCCGCGTGTGACGGTCGACACTGCCAACCCGAAGCTCGCCCACGGCCAATACCTCGTCGAAGGCCCCGGCCATTGCGCCGAATGTCACACCCCGCGCAACG
This genomic window contains:
- a CDS encoding LysE family translocator; amino-acid sequence: MTYAENLWLFFTLLFGIIIVPGMDMVFVMANALTGGRASGLTATAGIMAGGVFHTLYAALGVGLLLHMVPQLFNVLLLLGAAYIAWIGFSLVRSSIAIASVEPGARLSLWTSFRRGALTSILNPKAYLFMLAVYPQFLKPQFGPLWSQALTMAIMISVTQLAVYGSLALAAGRSRDMLVASPRATALVGKSAGVVLIVVAALTAWQGWTSVA
- a CDS encoding cytochrome c, which codes for MKLRAVLFAIAIAGVAGAVTAADEPQVLRQGLMKGVGQSMGALVAIAKGEKPYDGAVVTASLETISKNVKAFPDQFPAGSETGMESEASPKIWENMDDFKAKAAKLGTDVDATLAQLPADQAAVGAALGAIGKNCGGCHETYRLKK
- a CDS encoding cytochrome c, producing MGARVRKLMSAVIVLGVVVGGGTWFVAKPEPWPATHWEGLGEPDLANGEQVFWAGGCTSCHAIPKSEGDARLVLAGGLPLKSPFGTFHVPNITPDETAGIGSWTLADFGNAMTRGVGKNGEHLYPSFPYGSYARLTPRDINDLWGFLKTLPKSANVAPPHDLPFPYNVRLSLGGWKLLFFTDKPRVTVDTANPKLAHGQYLVEGPGHCAECHTPRNALGGFETDRWLAGAPNPEGEGRIPNITPGSKSIGGWSESDIVNYLETGFTPDFDSVGGSMVEVQKNMARLPASDREAIAAYLKAVPARE